In Phreatobacter stygius, a genomic segment contains:
- the allE gene encoding (S)-ureidoglycine aminohydrolase, translated as MHPRSLKIPAGRLPPGAIGHNRGVVRRNYAFMPPEGVLKSRLPAYDLTVVRFLAAPVLGAQFAQFVLEVAPGGGSNRAVVETGVQHFLFVLSGAVVIRVGADQPAELTGGGFAYIPPGVAFTLKNEGRDEVRVLALRKRYEAIDLPPPEPIVSHRDRVPRENPTGLEGRGFQYLLPFGDMRFDFEMNLMWFQTGASFPDVETHIMEHGLYMLEGQGLYFLGQEWHEIWAEDFIWMGGFCPQQFYPTGFGDVEYLLYKNVNRDVAL; from the coding sequence ATGCATCCGCGCTCTCTCAAAATCCCCGCTGGCCGCCTGCCGCCCGGCGCCATCGGGCACAATCGCGGCGTGGTCAGGCGGAACTATGCTTTCATGCCGCCGGAAGGCGTGCTGAAGAGCCGGCTGCCGGCCTATGATCTGACCGTGGTTCGCTTCCTGGCGGCGCCCGTGCTCGGTGCGCAATTCGCCCAGTTCGTCCTGGAGGTCGCGCCGGGCGGCGGCAGCAACCGCGCCGTCGTGGAAACCGGCGTCCAGCATTTCCTCTTCGTGCTGTCGGGCGCCGTGGTCATTCGGGTTGGCGCCGATCAGCCGGCCGAACTGACCGGAGGCGGCTTTGCCTATATCCCGCCGGGCGTCGCCTTCACGCTGAAGAACGAAGGCCGCGACGAGGTTCGCGTCCTGGCCTTGCGCAAGCGCTACGAGGCGATCGATCTGCCGCCACCGGAACCGATCGTGTCGCATCGCGACCGGGTGCCGCGCGAAAACCCGACCGGGCTCGAAGGCCGCGGCTTCCAGTATCTGCTACCGTTCGGTGATATGCGCTTCGACTTCGAGATGAACCTGATGTGGTTTCAGACCGGCGCGTCGTTCCCGGACGTCGAGACCCACATCATGGAGCACGGGCTCTACATGCTGGAGGGGCAGGGGCTCTATTTTCTGGGGCAGGAATGGCACGAGATCTGGGCCGAGGATTTCATCTGGATGGGTGGCTTCTGCCCGCAGCAATTCTATCCGACCGGTTTCGGCGACGTCGAATATCTCCTCTACAAGAACGTCAATCGCGACGTGGCGTTGTAG